The following coding sequences lie in one candidate division WOR-3 bacterium genomic window:
- a CDS encoding S4 domain-containing protein, which yields MRLDLFLKKTLIIKQRSAAKEICDKELVRVNGVIAKPSKELEVGDVIAIETIKGIKKYRVLKIPQGNVKKNEVAEYYEDCSDDR from the coding sequence ATGAGGCTTGATCTTTTTTTAAAAAAGACCCTGATTATCAAACAGAGGTCTGCGGCGAAGGAAATATGTGATAAAGAATTGGTAAGGGTGAATGGGGTGATTGCAAAACCTTCAAAAGAGTTAGAGGTTGGAGATGTGATTGCAATAGAGACTATAAAGGGTATTAAAAAATATAGGGTTTTGAAGATTCCACAGGGAAATGTGAAGAAAAATGAGGTGGCTGAATATTATGAAGATTGCAGTGACGATAGGTGA
- a CDS encoding aldehyde dehydrogenase family protein, translated as MKEYKNFINGKFVDSKSGKTFENRNPANWDEVIGIFPKSNAEDLNMAIEAAKKAYPKWRAIPLPKKAEIMRRAAEIMISKKEEAARLMTREMGKVIKETRGDYQEGIDTALYAAGQGRRYFGYAVPSELPNKIAFTRRDPLGVWGLITPWNFPVAIPSWKIFPCILSGNTAIIKPATDTPASAGELVQVLYEAGLPEGVLNIIYGGGGEIGEAMLSHPDIVGISFTGSSDIGRRIGEVCGKTLKRCSLELGGKNGQVVLADANLELALDGVLWGAFGTTGQRCTATSRLILEEPIYNKFCEMLKARVEKLKLGNGLDETVDVGPLVNKGQRDTVAMYVDIGKKEGAKLLTGGEPYTEGECAKGWFYRPTVFIDVLPTMRIAQEEIFGPVLSVIKAKNFEEAIKILNGTTYGLSSSIYTNDLNKAQKAAELAETGIVYINAPTIGAECHLPFGGMKNTGNGHREGGWTAYEIFTEVKTVYIDYSGTLQRAQIDTWNE; from the coding sequence ATGAAGGAATATAAAAATTTTATAAATGGCAAATTTGTTGATTCAAAATCAGGTAAGACATTTGAAAATAGAAATCCCGCAAACTGGGATGAAGTTATTGGTATCTTTCCAAAATCAAATGCTGAAGATTTGAATATGGCAATAGAGGCAGCAAAAAAGGCATATCCAAAATGGCGCGCAATCCCATTACCAAAGAAGGCAGAAATTATGCGCCGCGCCGCCGAGATTATGATTTCAAAGAAAGAAGAGGCAGCAAGGCTCATGACCAGGGAAATGGGTAAAGTGATAAAAGAAACAAGGGGTGATTACCAGGAAGGGATTGATACTGCTTTATATGCTGCAGGACAGGGCAGGAGATATTTTGGTTATGCAGTTCCTTCAGAATTGCCCAATAAAATTGCCTTTACCCGACGTGATCCACTCGGTGTGTGGGGACTTATCACACCCTGGAATTTTCCAGTTGCCATTCCTTCATGGAAGATATTCCCCTGTATTTTAAGTGGCAATACGGCAATCATTAAACCTGCAACCGATACCCCTGCATCTGCAGGAGAACTCGTCCAGGTACTTTATGAAGCAGGATTACCTGAAGGCGTATTGAATATTATCTATGGCGGTGGTGGAGAAATCGGTGAAGCAATGTTAAGCCATCCGGACATTGTTGGAATATCATTCACCGGTTCATCCGATATTGGAAGAAGGATAGGTGAAGTTTGCGGGAAGACACTAAAGAGATGCTCACTTGAACTCGGTGGCAAGAATGGGCAGGTTGTGCTTGCGGATGCAAACTTAGAACTCGCCTTGGACGGAGTTTTATGGGGCGCATTTGGTACAACAGGTCAGAGATGCACCGCAACATCAAGATTGATACTTGAAGAACCCATTTATAACAAATTCTGCGAAATGCTAAAAGCGCGGGTCGAAAAATTGAAACTTGGCAATGGTCTGGATGAAACGGTTGATGTAGGTCCCCTTGTCAATAAAGGACAGAGAGATACCGTTGCTATGTATGTTGATATTGGCAAAAAAGAAGGTGCAAAATTGTTGACTGGTGGAGAGCCATATACTGAAGGTGAATGTGCAAAAGGATGGTTCTATAGACCAACAGTATTTATTGATGTTCTGCCCACAATGAGGATTGCCCAGGAAGAGATATTTGGACCGGTTCTTTCGGTAATAAAAGCAAAGAATTTTGAAGAGGCGATAAAGATATTGAATGGCACGACCTATGGACTCTCTTCAAGTATTTATACTAACGACCTGAATAAAGCCCAGAAGGCAGCAGAACTTGCTGAAACAGGAATTGTTTATATCAATGCTCCAACAATTGGGGCAGAATGCCATCTACCATTTGGTGGTATGAAGAATACAGGAAATGGACATCGTGAAGGCGGTTGGACCGCTTATGAAATATTTACCGAGGTAAAGACCGTTTATATTGACTACTCAGGAACTTTACAAAGGGCGCAGATAGATACTTGGAATGAGTAA